One region of Exiguobacterium acetylicum genomic DNA includes:
- a CDS encoding glycoside hydrolase family 31 protein has product MRTIDESHFYTRDMKPQARPDAIIQGDVYRFTVLTSRMIRLEYAADGQFEDRPTQTVFNRDFPVPAYRIVENEEELQIITEHVHLHYTKGPFAANTLYIDVLGNFSTYYSRYTFGGPLRTLKGTARTLDHADGVIPLEEGILSRQGYAAIDDSNAFVLTEDHFVEPRRSGTHDIYYFGYGHDYKQALRDFYHLTGPTPMLPRQVLGNWWSRYWRYSEKEYKDLMTRFKTEDIPFSVSVIDMDWHVTDIPERYGSGWTGYTWNRDLFPDPRGFLQWLKDDDRMVTLNLHPADGVRGFEEAYEAMAVAMGVDPESDVRIPFDFSDRTFIENYFTKLHHPHEADGVDFWWIDWQQGANSKMKGLDPLWMLNHYHALDIARDGNRPLIFSRYAGPGSHRYPVGFSGDTIISWASLQFQPYFTATASNIGYGWWSHDIGGHQRGEKDDELSTRWLQYGVFSPIMRLHSTMSIFNGKEPWRYSTDAANVMKNYLRLRHQLVPYIYTMNARNHFDGLPLVSPMYYEHPEDDQAYNVPNQFYFGTELIVAPMVTPMHRKLHMTATTAWLPEGEWFDFFNGHRYRGGKQIRLFRYLEDQGVLAKAGAIVPLGRHLEQSNALHNPEDLEVVVFPGASNRFTLFEDDSTGVAHRDGVNVETTFALDWGARELTIAAPTGHRDLLPENRSITLILRGVREGYVQRDGESVTGVYDHATQSLRVELGEVTDTITLSLQVEMSTNENKMDRLYAFLDQAEISYDLKDRLYRLLSQKLDPVNMMHQLQALELEKDLVDCLLELMLS; this is encoded by the coding sequence ATGCGAACAATTGATGAATCCCATTTCTACACGCGCGACATGAAACCACAAGCACGACCAGACGCCATCATCCAAGGAGATGTCTACCGTTTCACGGTCTTGACGAGTCGGATGATCCGACTTGAGTACGCGGCGGATGGACAGTTCGAGGATCGACCGACCCAAACGGTCTTCAATCGTGATTTTCCGGTACCTGCTTACCGCATCGTCGAAAACGAGGAAGAATTGCAAATCATCACCGAGCACGTCCATCTGCATTATACGAAGGGACCGTTCGCTGCGAACACACTTTATATCGATGTCTTAGGGAACTTTAGTACCTACTACAGCCGCTATACGTTCGGCGGACCGCTCCGGACGTTAAAAGGTACGGCGCGGACGCTTGACCATGCGGACGGCGTCATCCCACTTGAAGAAGGGATTCTCTCCCGGCAAGGTTACGCGGCGATCGACGACTCGAACGCCTTCGTCCTGACGGAAGACCACTTCGTCGAACCGCGACGCTCCGGGACGCATGACATCTATTACTTCGGATACGGTCACGACTACAAACAGGCACTGCGTGACTTCTACCACCTGACAGGACCGACGCCGATGTTACCACGTCAGGTACTCGGCAACTGGTGGAGTCGCTACTGGCGTTATAGTGAGAAGGAATACAAGGATTTGATGACACGCTTCAAGACGGAAGACATTCCGTTCTCGGTCAGTGTCATCGACATGGACTGGCACGTCACTGATATTCCGGAACGGTACGGAAGTGGCTGGACGGGCTACACGTGGAACCGTGATCTATTCCCGGATCCACGCGGATTCTTGCAATGGTTGAAGGATGACGACCGGATGGTCACGCTCAACTTGCACCCGGCGGACGGTGTGCGTGGGTTTGAAGAAGCCTACGAGGCGATGGCGGTCGCGATGGGCGTCGATCCCGAATCGGATGTCCGGATCCCGTTTGATTTCTCAGACCGGACGTTCATCGAGAACTACTTTACGAAGCTGCATCATCCGCACGAGGCAGATGGCGTCGACTTCTGGTGGATCGATTGGCAGCAGGGCGCGAACTCGAAGATGAAGGGGCTTGATCCGCTCTGGATGCTCAATCATTATCACGCGCTTGATATTGCCCGCGACGGCAATCGACCGTTGATCTTCTCGCGTTACGCGGGACCCGGAAGTCATCGTTATCCGGTTGGTTTCTCAGGCGATACGATCATCTCTTGGGCATCGCTCCAATTCCAGCCGTATTTCACGGCGACGGCGTCGAACATCGGTTATGGATGGTGGAGCCATGACATCGGGGGGCACCAACGCGGGGAGAAGGATGACGAGTTATCGACACGTTGGCTCCAGTACGGTGTCTTTAGTCCGATCATGCGCCTGCACAGTACGATGAGCATCTTCAACGGGAAAGAACCATGGCGTTATTCGACCGATGCGGCGAACGTCATGAAGAACTATTTACGACTTCGGCACCAGCTCGTGCCGTACATCTACACGATGAATGCCCGCAATCACTTTGACGGCTTGCCACTCGTCTCACCGATGTATTATGAGCATCCGGAAGACGATCAGGCATACAACGTCCCGAACCAGTTCTACTTCGGAACAGAACTGATCGTCGCGCCGATGGTCACACCAATGCACCGGAAACTGCATATGACGGCAACGACCGCTTGGTTGCCGGAAGGCGAATGGTTTGATTTCTTCAATGGTCACCGGTACCGTGGCGGCAAACAGATTCGTCTGTTCCGTTACCTCGAAGATCAAGGCGTACTCGCAAAAGCCGGTGCGATCGTTCCACTCGGTCGTCATCTCGAACAGTCGAATGCCCTGCATAATCCAGAGGATCTCGAAGTCGTCGTCTTCCCGGGAGCATCGAACCGCTTTACGTTGTTTGAAGACGATAGCACGGGTGTCGCGCACCGCGACGGTGTCAATGTCGAGACGACGTTTGCGCTCGACTGGGGCGCACGTGAGTTGACGATCGCGGCACCAACCGGACACCGTGACTTACTACCAGAAAACCGGTCGATTACGTTGATCTTACGTGGAGTCCGTGAAGGATACGTGCAGCGCGACGGAGAGAGTGTCACCGGTGTCTATGATCATGCGACGCAGTCCCTTCGTGTCGAACTCGGTGAAGTGACCGATACGATCACGTTGTCACTCCAAGTCGAGATGTCGACGAACGAGAACAAGATGGACCGGTTGTATGCATTCCTCGATCAAGCGGAAATCAGCTATGACCTGAAAGATCGTTTGTACCGTCTATTGTCACAAAAACTCGATCCGGTTAACATGATGCACCAGTTGCAAGCACTCGAACTCGAGAAGGATCTCGTCGACTGTCTGCTTGAGTTGATGTTGTCTTAA
- a CDS encoding SMI1/KNR4 family protein has translation MPFWDEELQEETMISVKETDIRRIEQAVNGRLPVRYLEQIQEQNGGAPEAMAVMVEFENTWSDEETGLHLPLRSMSSLTFERYLDELSILREWDVEGNIMMFAEGEGSYFWYFHFTDAAEPTVWCLDISDETTYFVAATYDEWLTKLSSDVPEVVMPDVVFLTLPEIKDILRGDDENEKLLAYSHWMILDEEQEELIEAFMTLIERNDQPDFLGSYAYYLMEVLTNNPELLEQKRDDVTALILSKGDDLDAEDLLSWMDEEVDEEF, from the coding sequence ATGCCATTTTGGGATGAAGAATTACAAGAAGAAACGATGATTTCAGTCAAAGAAACAGACATTCGACGAATCGAGCAAGCCGTCAACGGTCGACTCCCCGTCCGTTACCTCGAACAAATCCAGGAACAAAACGGCGGTGCTCCGGAAGCCATGGCCGTGATGGTCGAATTCGAGAATACATGGTCGGACGAAGAAACTGGATTGCACCTCCCACTCCGCTCCATGTCGTCATTGACATTCGAACGGTATCTAGACGAATTGTCGATCCTCCGGGAATGGGACGTCGAGGGAAACATTATGATGTTCGCGGAAGGAGAAGGTAGCTATTTTTGGTACTTCCACTTCACAGATGCCGCCGAGCCGACTGTCTGGTGCCTCGATATTTCAGATGAGACCACCTATTTCGTCGCGGCGACCTATGACGAATGGTTAACGAAGCTGAGTAGCGATGTTCCGGAAGTCGTCATGCCGGATGTCGTATTTCTGACGTTACCTGAAATCAAGGACATTCTCCGTGGAGATGACGAGAATGAAAAACTCCTCGCCTACTCCCACTGGATGATTCTCGATGAAGAACAGGAAGAACTGATCGAAGCGTTCATGACACTGATCGAACGAAACGATCAGCCTGATTTCCTTGGCTCCTATGCGTATTACCTCATGGAAGTCTTGACGAACAACCCGGAGTTATTAGAACAGAAACGAGATGACGTCACAGCCTTGATCCTCAGTAAAGGTGACGATCTCGATGCAGAAGACTTACTATCTTGGATGGATGAAGAGGTAGACGAAGAGTTCTGA